ATAAGCAGGTGGATAGTCGCTGCGGTTGTTTCTGCATCTGTCATTTGAGCAATCAAATTCTCTAACGACTTGTCACCCATCATTCTCTGCTGGTGTTGCAAGACGGGACGGAGAAATCTGCCCAACGCTGTGATTATTTCTTGCATCTGAGCAGACTCAATTCCTCGCTTAGTCGCCACTTGATTAAGTGTATTGAATATCATTTCAAGTTGTTCCATGCTGCCTTGCCGATCGGGATTATGAATGGCATTAAGTACATTAAGGAAGAATTCCATTTTTCCAATTTATTAAAGGGTTATTGTTAGCGAATGATGCACCTTCATAAACAAGAAATAAAATCTTCAGAAATCGCTCAATCAATAAATTCAGAACCTAGACTCCAGTTCAAAATTCCAGCCACTTGAATCGGTAAAGTCATGGCATTAAATGGTTTAGCAATCACCCCGGCGATTTGCCAAGCTGGTAATTGATTCAACAAAAAGTTTTTGGCCTTTGCCGTAATAAAAATAACTGGAATAGCTGGAATCAATGGGTCATTTTTAATTTTTTGAATAAAAGCGATACCATCAGTTTCTAAGTTTGGTGTATCTAGAAGAATGGCATCCACACGCTCAATACACAGCTTTTCTAAGCCTGCTTG
Above is a genomic segment from Aerosakkonema funiforme FACHB-1375 containing:
- a CDS encoding DUF937 domain-containing protein, translated to MEFFLNVLNAIHNPDRQGSMEQLEMIFNTLNQVATKRGIESAQMQEIITALGRFLRPVLQHQQRMMGDKSLENLIAQMTDAETTAATIHLLISPQLHQQIVQGISQKTGISANRLQGILPTIMTAVMGLLYMGASKPGVSSSNSVLSAFVDRDTELVLGDVLQSAESFLNSSLRSDNKR
- a CDS encoding response regulator gives rise to the protein MSHKQILLIDHEVSVREVLQICLSSVGGWRVISVVSIQAGLEKLCIERVDAILLDTPNLETDGIAFIQKIKNDPLIPAIPVIFITAKAKNFLLNQLPAWQIAGVIAKPFNAMTLPIQVAGILNWSLGSEFID